Part of the Halobaculum halobium genome, GAGACCGTCGTCGTCCGCCCCGGCGAGCGGATCCCCCGCGACGGCTCCGTCACCGACGGCGCGAGCGCGGTGAACCAGGCGCCCGTCACCGGCGAGTCCGTGCCTGTCGACAAGGCGCCCGGCGACGAGGTGTTCGCGGGCACCATCGTCGAAGGGGGATACCTGGAAGTCGAGGTGACGACCGAAGCCGGCGAGGACACGCTCTCGCAGGTGGTCGACATGGTCGAGGCCGCCCAGGGCGAGCGCTCCGAGCGCGAGCAGTTCGTCGAGCGCTTCGCGGGCTACTACACGCCGGTCGTCGTCGGGTTCGCGCTCGTCGTCGCCCTCGGTCCGCCGCTGGCCGTCGGCGCGGCGTGGGAGACGTACGTCCTCTACGGACTCACCCTGCTCGTCCTCGCGTGCCCGTGCGCGTTCGTCATCTCGACTCCGGTCACGGTCGTCTCGGGGATCACCTCCGCCGCCCGCAACGGCGTGCTGATCAAGGGCGGCACCCATCTGGAGGCGATGGGCGACGTTGACGCGGTCGCGTTCGACAAGACGGGCACGCTCACGAAGGGCGAACTCACCGTCACCGACGTGATCCCGCTCGGCGACAACACCGCAGACGACGTGCTTCGATGCGCCCGCGGGCTGGAGCTCCGTTCGGAGCACCCGATCGGCGACGCCATCGTCGAACGCGCGGAGGCCGAGAACGTGGGAGACCGCGCCGTCGACGACTTCGAGGCCGTCACCGGGAAGGGCGTGCGCGCGACGCTCGACGGGACGCCCCACTACGCCGGCAAGCCCGGCCTGTTCGCGGATCTCGGCTTCGACCTCTCGCACGTCCACGCCGCGACCGACGGCGGGGTCGTCACCAGGACCTCCAGAGCGATCTGCGAGCGGAACAACTGCCTCGACCTCCTCTCGGACACCGTCCCCGAACTCCAGGCGGAGGGGAAGACCGTCGTGCTCGTCGGGACCGAGGCCGACCTCGAAGGGGTGATCGCGGTCGCCGACGAGGTGCGCCCCGAGGCGCGCCGCACCGTCGAACGCCTGCGCGAGGCGGGCGTCCGGACGGTGATGCTCACCGGCGACAACGAACGCACCGCCCGCGCGGTCGGGGAAGCGGTCGGCGTCGACGACGTGCGCGCCGAGCTGCTCCCCGACGAGAAGGTCGCCGCCGTCGAAGCACTGCTCGCCGAGCACGACGGCGTGGCGATGGTCGGCGACGGCGTCAACGACGCCCCCGCGCTGGCGACCGCGACGGTCGGGATCGCCATGGGCGCCGCCGGCACCGACACCGCGCTCGAAACCGCGGACGTGGCGCTGCTGGCGGACGACCTCTCGACGCTCCCGTACCTCCGGACGCTGGCCGAGCGCGCGAACGCGGTCATTCGCCAGAACGTCTGGACCAGCCTCGCGGCGAAGGCCGCGCTCGCGGCGGCGGTGCCGTTCGGCCTCGTCCCCATCTGGTTCGCGGTGCTCGCCGGCGACGCCGGGATGACCGTGGGCGTCACCGCGAACGCGAGCCGACTGGCGCGCGTGTCGCCCGCTGACCCGGACGCGTCGGAACGCCCGACGGACGCCGGCGGCACGGGCGATCGGGGGATCGGGAGGACCCGGACGGCAAAGACGGGTCCGCGGAGAGCGAGGAACGGCGATCGGTCGTCGAGGCGTGACGCGAGCGATCCGTCGCGGGTCCGAACCCGGCGGCCGCGCTCGGATCGCACTCACCCGCGGAGCCACGAACGCGAGGCACACGTGAGCGTCGCCGATCGACTGAACCGACACCAGGTCCTCGTCTACGCGGTCGGCGTCGTGGCCGCGGTCACGGCTGCGGTCGCACGGCCGGACGGCGTCGCGGCCCTCGACGCCGCGATCGACCCGGTGCTCGCGGCGCTGCTGTACGTCACCTTCCTCGAGGTCCCGTTCGTCAGGCTGCGCCGGGCGTTCACGAACGGCCGGTTCATCGGGGCGGCGATGGCGACGAACTTCCTCGTCGTCCCGATCGTCGCGTGGGCGCTCACGCGACCGATCGCGGGCGACCCGGCCGTCCTCGTCGGTGCGCTGCTGGTGCTGTTGACGCCGTGTGTCGACTACGTGATCGCCTTCACCGGGATCGCCGGCGGCGACGCCGAACAACTCACGGCGGCGACCCCGGCGCTGCTGTTCGTGCAGTTCGCGTTGCTTCCCGGCTACCTGTGGCTGTTCGCCGGCCCCGCGGCCGCGGCGGCGGTGGAGGCCGAGCCGTTTCTGGCGGCGTTCGCGACGCTCATCGCGGCGCCGTTGACGCTCGCGTGGGCGACGGAGGCGTGGGCCGAGCGCTCGGCGACGGGCCGGCGCGCGGAGGCCGCGCTCGGGACCCTCCCGGTTCCGATGATGGCGCTGACGCTGTTCGTCGTGATCGCCTCGCAGTTCTCCCGCGTGAGCGCGTCGCTCGAACAGGTTGGGGCGGTCGTCCCGATTTACGCGGTGTTCCCGGTCGTGATGATCGCCGTCGGCCGCGTCGCCGCCGGCGTCTTCGCCCTCGATCGCGGCGAGAGCCGCGCGCTCGTGTTCACCTCGGTCACGCGCAACTCGCTGGTCGTCCTCCCCCTGGCGCTGGCACTGCCGGACGGCTACGCGCTGGCGCCGGCGGTCGTCGTCACACAGACGCTCGTGGAGCTAGCCTGGATGGTCGCGCTCACGCGGGCGGTGCCGCGGTGGATTGTCCCGGGCGCGTCCGGGGAGCGATCCGTTCCGGATCCGCGGGTGGAGGAGTGATCCGGTCCCCCGCGTCGCCGAGGGGTCGCCGCCCGAAGCGCGCGTGACTCGAACCGGGAACCATTATGGCTCGCGCGTCGAAGCGCCGGTAATGCCGGAGTTCAACGCCTTCTTCGAGCGCCTGCGCGAGCGGATCGACTCACGCGACACCGTCGTCTCCGTGGGGCTGGACGCCGACATCGGCCGGATCCCGGAGCAGCTCCTCGACAAGGACCTCCCGCGGTGGGCGTTCAACCGTCGGATCATCGACGCGACCCACGAGTACGCCGCGTGTTACAAGCCAAACGCCGCCTTCTACGAGGACGCCGACGGCTGGCGCTCGCTCCGCGAGACGGTCGCGTACGCCCACGGCAAGGGCGTCCCCGTCCTGCTCGACGCCAAGCGCGGCGACATCGGCAACACGGCCAGGAAGTACGCGGAACTGCTGGAACACGTCGACGCGATCACGGCGAACCCGTACATGGGCCGCGACTCGCTGGAGCCGTTCCTCTCGAAGCCCGACAAAGGCGTGTTCGTCCTCTGTCGCACCTCCAACCCCGGCAGCGCCGACCTCCAGGACCTGGAACTCGACTCCGGCGAGCCGCTGTACCGACGGGTCGCCGCGCTCGCGGACCTGTGGAACGAGCGCGGGAACGTCGGGCTCGTCGTCGGCGCGACCGCGCCCGACGAACTGGAGGAACTGCGCGAGGCGGTCCCCGACCTCCCATTCCTTGTCCCCGGCGTGGGGGCGCAGGGCGGCGACGCGGAGGCGGCCGTCGAGCACGGACTCGCCGACGGCGTCGGACTCGTCAACTCCTCGCGGGGGATCATCTTCGCGGGGGAAGACCGCGAGGCACACAGCGCCTCGGGGGGTCGGTCGGCGGAGTCGGGAGACCCCGAGGAGACCTTCGCGAAGGCGTCCGGGCAGGCTGCGAAGCGACTCCGGGATCGACTGAACCAGTACCGCGGGTGACGCCGGGACCGCTCGGCACCCGGATCTGACGGGGTCGCGTCACTTTGGGCGGGACAGTCGGGGGATTCGTATTTACGTCTCGGTCGTGGAGTAGCGGCCATGTCACCCGGGGGTGTCGCGATCGTGTTGCTCGCGTTCCTCGGGGGAGCGACCGGGGTCATCGTCGGGGGGTACGCCTGGCGCAATCGGAGCGAGCCG contains:
- the pyrF gene encoding orotidine-5'-phosphate decarboxylase, which produces MPEFNAFFERLRERIDSRDTVVSVGLDADIGRIPEQLLDKDLPRWAFNRRIIDATHEYAACYKPNAAFYEDADGWRSLRETVAYAHGKGVPVLLDAKRGDIGNTARKYAELLEHVDAITANPYMGRDSLEPFLSKPDKGVFVLCRTSNPGSADLQDLELDSGEPLYRRVAALADLWNERGNVGLVVGATAPDELEELREAVPDLPFLVPGVGAQGGDAEAAVEHGLADGVGLVNSSRGIIFAGEDREAHSASGGRSAESGDPEETFAKASGQAAKRLRDRLNQYRG